A DNA window from Hordeum vulgare subsp. vulgare chromosome 1H, MorexV3_pseudomolecules_assembly, whole genome shotgun sequence contains the following coding sequences:
- the LOC123448645 gene encoding uncharacterized protein LOC123448645, producing MRGGGRARQNAIRSGIVVLGAAAFAYLSYRVGFKPYLDRAQEAMDSHHAAAADASASASASWEDQPGLPGDDGDGLAPSRDPAAVLRD from the coding sequence ATGAGGGGCGGCGGGCGGGCGCGGCAGAACGCGATCCGGTCGGGCATCGTGGTGCTGGGCGCCGCCGCCTTCGCCTACCTCTCCTACCGCGTCGGGTTCAAGCCCTACCTCGACCGCGCCCAGGAGGCCATGGACTCCCACCACGCCGCCGCTGCCGATgcttccgcctccgcctccgcctcctggGAGGACCAGCCCGGCCTCCccggggacgacggcgacggcctcGCGCCGTCCAGGGACCCGGCCGCCGTGCTCCGCGACTGA